The following coding sequences lie in one Apium graveolens cultivar Ventura chromosome 3, ASM990537v1, whole genome shotgun sequence genomic window:
- the LOC141712176 gene encoding ABC transporter G family member 11-like, whose translation MSSSTNDVMMEIEGHMPQGNGMVIGGLSPLSETLWREKTDTEFIGDVSARLAWKDLTVMVTLSNGETQNVLEGLTGYAEPGTFTALMGPSGSGKSTLLDSLASRLAANAFLSGNIFLNGRKQKLSYGTAAYVTQDDNLIGTLTVRETISYSARLRLPDKMAWEEKRSLVESTIIEMGLQDCADTVIGNWHLRGISGGEKRRVSIALEILMRPRLLFLDEPTSGLDSASAFFVTQTLRALSRDGRTVIASIHQPSSEVFELFDRLYLLSGGKTVYFGQASEAYEFFAQAGFPCPALRNPSDHFLRCINSDFDKVKATLKGSMKLRFEGNDDPLDKTTTAEATRTLTEFYRSSHYAYSAREKVEEMSKLKGTVLDSGGSQASFLMQAFTLTKRSFVNMSRDFGYYWLRLVIYIVVTVCIGTIYLNVGTSYNAILARGACASFVFGFVTFMSIGGFPSFVEDMKVFQRERMNGHYGVVAFVISNTLSAMPFLLMITFISGTICYYMVRLHSGFTHYLFFVLCLYASVTVVESLMMAIASIVPNFLMGIIIGAGIQGIFMLVSGYFRLPHDIPKPVWRYPMSYISFHFWALQGQYQNDLRGLVFDNQTPDQLKIPGEYVLEYVFQIDVNRSKWVDLSVIFCMIVIYRIIFFLMIKINEDLTPWLRGYMARRRILQKNGNQNTTVAPYGLTQSPSLRNYVDNKATGSGRRRQPPRRV comes from the exons ATGTCAAGTTCAACAAATGATGTAATGATGGAAATAGAAGGACATATGCCACAGGGCAATGGAATGGTGATTGGAGGATTGAGTCCACTGAGTGAAACACTATGGAGAGAAAAAACAGATACAGAGTTTATTGGAGATGTGTCTGCGAGATTGGCTTGGAAAGATCTAACTGTTATGGTCACTCTTAGTAATGGTGAGACTCAGAATGTTTTAGAAGGTCTTACTGGTTATGCAGAGCCTGGAACTTTTACAGCTCTTATGGGACCTTCTGGTTCTGGGAAATCTACTCTTCTTGATTCTCTGGCTAGTCGCCTTGCGGCTAATGCTTTTCTTTCTGGGAATATCTTTCTTAATGGTAGAAAACAAAAGCTCTCCTATGGCACTGCT GCATATGTGACTCAAGATGACAACTTGATTGGTACTCTCACGGTTCGTGAAACAATTTCGTATTCAGCTAGACTTCGTCTCCCTGATAAAATGGCCTGGGAGGAGAAACGATCATTGGTTGAGAGTACGATTATAGAGATGGGACTTCAAGATTGTGCTGATACAGTTATTGGAAACTGGCACTTACGGGGGATTAGTGGAGGTGAAAAGAGGAGAGTCAGCATTGCTCTTGAGATCCTCATGAGGCCTAGATTGCTCTTTCTTGATGAGCCGACAAGTGGACTTGATAG TGCTTCAGCATTTTTTGTGACTCAGACATTACGTGCTCTTTCTAGAGATGGAAGGACTGTCATAGCCTCTATTCATCAACCAAGCAGTGAAGTGTTTGAACTGTTTGATCGACTGTACTTGCTTTCTGGCGGGAAGACTGTATATTTTGGTCAGGCTTCAGAAGCATACGAG TTCTTTGCACAAGCTGGTTTTCCCTGCCCTGCTCTGAGAAACCCATCTGATCATTTTCTGCGGTGCATCAATTCTGATTTTGACAAAGTCAAGGCTACCTTAAAAGGATCAATGAAACTGAGG TTTGAAGGAAATGATGACCCTCTGGACAAGACCACGACAGCTGAGGCCACTCGAACACTTACTGAATTCTATCGTTCATCTCACTACGCTTACTCAGCAAGAGAAAAAGTCGAGGAGATGTCTAAACTT AAAGGGACCGTGCTAGATTCAGGAGGCAGTCAGGCAAGTTTCTTGATGCAGGCTTTTACGTTAACCAAGCGTTCTTTTGTCAATATGTCAAGGGACTTCGGTTATTACTGGCTGAGGCTTGTAATCTATATTGTGGTCACAGTCTGCATTGGGACAATCTATTTGAATGTCGGGACTAGTTACAATGCTATTCTG GCAAGAGGAGCCTGTGCCTCTTTTGTGTTTGGATTTGTCACATTCATGTCCATTGGTGGATTCCCATCTTTTGTCGAAGATATGAAG GTGTTTCAAAGAGAAAGAATGAATGGGCACTATGGGGTGGTTGCATTTGTAATCAGCAACACATTATCTGCAATGCCATTTCTTTTGATGATCACATTTATCTCCGGAACTATCTGCTATTACATGGTCCGTCTTCATTCTGGATTCACTCATTATCTCTTCTTCGTATTGTGCCTCTATGCCAGTGTCACCGTCGTAGAAAGCCTCATGATGGCAATAGCAAGCATTGTCCCCAACTTCCTCATGGGAATCATCATAGGGGCTGGTATTCAG GGGATATTCATGCTAGTATCGGGATACTTCAGACTTCCACATGACATTCCAAAGCCAGTTTGGAGATATCCAATGTCTTATATCAGTTTTCACTTCTGGGCTCTTCAG GGACAATACCAGAATGATTTAAGAGGACTGGTATTCGACAATCAGACGCCTGATCAACTAAAAATCCCCGGGGAATACGTGTTGGAATATGTGTTTCAGATCGACGTGAATCGATCAAAATGGGTAGATCTCAGTGTCATCTTCTGCATGATTGTCATATACCGCATAATATTTTTCCTAATGATCAAGATCAACGAAGACTTGACGCCATGGCTCAGAGGTTACATGGCAAGACGGAGAATACTGCAGAAAAATGGGAACCAGAACACAACTGTGGCTCCATACGGGCTTACTCAATCTCCTTCACTTCGAAACTATGTAGACAATAAAGCTACGGGAAGTGGCAGGCGTAGGCAACCACCCAGACGTGTTTGA
- the LOC141712178 gene encoding protein VACUOLELESS GAMETOPHYTES-like, protein MGKLEHDLQILHFSHPHPLDLNSNHQTLAPNMILPCASCKLQPNNSDDYIYSCNPCNFHLHKACTKFPQLITHTCHPSHPLTLLPVSSYPGGLFNCDACNRRGNGFSYHCHVCDFDLHVACASMQLSVVHYSHIHPLVLTFKNPYEAKGFSCDICSKIGSKQWLYRCGICDFDAHLHCATGVIQPPQPQMQLNKFQAPVVQAGRPSGRIYGKMQGQQSLPVMNNRPNNGIQKQQSYPGGGGIMGAAFQGFVEGAAQQVGQNLVQSLMGGGDGGDGGDGTTITTTSIYVNVEPTLTEMDDSSEADAEDF, encoded by the coding sequence ATGGGGAAGCTAGAGCATGATTTACAAATTCTACACTTTAGCCACCCTCACCCTCTAGACCTGAACTCTAATCACCAAACCCTAGCTCCTAACATGATCTTGCCGTGTGCTAGTTGCAAATTACAACCAAATAATTCCGACGATTACATTTACTCATGCAATCCATGCAACTTTCACCTCCACAAAGCATGCACTAAATTTCCACAACTCATCACACACACTTGTCATCCTTCTCATCCACTTACTCTACTCCCTGTCTCTTCTTATCCCGGTGGATTATTCAACTGTGACGCTTGTAATCGTCGCGGTAATGGGTTTAGCTACCACTGTCATGTATGTGATTTTGATCTCCACGTTGCTTGTGCTTCTATGCAATTGTCTGTTGTACATTATTCTCACATACATCCTTTGGTGTTAACATTCAAAAACCCTTATGAAGCTAAGGGCTTTTCTTGTGACATTTGTTCTAAAATCGGGTCTAAGCAGTGGTTGTATAGGTGTGGTATATGTGACTTTGATGCACATTTGCATTGTGCAACTGGTGTTATTCAACCACCTCAGCCACAAATGCAGTTAAATAAGTTTCAAGCTCCGGTGGTGCAGGCTGGAAGGCCTAGTGGGAGAATCTACGGGAAGATGCAAGGGCAGCAGAGTTTACCTGTGATGAATAACAGGCCAAATAATGGTATTCAGAAGCAACAGAGTTATCCAGGTGGAGGTGGAATAATGGGTGCAGCTTTTCAAGGTTTTGTTGAGGGGGCTGCGCAACAAGTGGGACAGAATTTAGTGCAGTCTCTGATGGGGGGTGGAGATGGCGGTGACGGTGGTGATGGTACTACTATTACTACTACGTCTATCTATGTTAATGTTGAACCAACGTTAACGGAGATGGATGATTCAAGTGAAGCCGATGCTGAAGATTTTTGA
- the LOC141712177 gene encoding protein TAB2 homolog, chloroplastic, with translation MASLSFNAINIKHPPFQSPKPISLFSSSLLKSIKIPSLSSKPTIISRKARPISVSESPVSLPLEAAEEDELLDDPTAELRYLDPEADPDSITEWELDFCSRPILDIRGKKIWELVVCDNSLSLQYTKYFPNNVINSVTLKDAIESVCDELDVPLPEKIRFFRSQMQTIISKACKELAIKPIASKRCLSLLLWLEDRYETVYMRHPGFQKGAKPLLALDNPFPMNLPDNLYGDRWAFVQLPFSEVKKEVLSLETTFAFGASLDLDLLGIEIDDEALVPGLAVSSSRSQPLAAWMNGLEVCSIEADVARASLILSVGISTRYIYASYKKTPESTNEAEAWEAAKKSCGGLHFLAIQNDLDSDDCVGFWLLLDLPPPSV, from the exons ATGGCAAGTCTAAGCTTCAATGCCATTAACATCAAACACCCACCTTTCCAATCTCCCAAACCCATCTCTCTCTTCTCTTCTTCCCTCTTAAAATCCATAAAAATCCCATCTTTATCCTCCAAGCCCACCATTATTTCAAGAAAAGCCCGGCCCATTTCAGTATCCGAAAGCCCAGTTTCATTGCCATTGGAAGCCGCTGAGGAGGATGAATTATTGGATGACCCAACTGCAGAACTGAGGTATCTTGACCCGGAAGCTGACCCGGATAGCATTACTGAGTGGGAGTTGGATTTTTGTTCAAGACCCATTCTTGATATTAGAGGGAAAAAGATATGGGAGCTTGTGGTTTGTGATAACTCATTGTCTCTTCAGTATACTAAGTATTTTCCTAATAATGTTATTAATAGTGTTACTTTAAAAGACGCTATTGAATCTGTTTGTGATGAGCTTGATGTGCCTTTGCCAGAAAAGATTAGATTTTTCAG GTCTCAGATGCAAACAATTATCTCAAAAGCATGTAAAGAGCTTGCTATAAAGCCTATTGCAAGTAAACGG TGTTTATCGCTACTTCTTTGGCTTGAGGATCGGTATGAAACTGTGTATATGCGACACCCTGGCTTCCAGAAAGGAGCTAAACCGCTCTTGGCCCTAGATAACCCATTCCCGATGAATCTTCCTGATAACTTATATGGAGATAGATGGGCATTCGTTCAGTTGCCTTTTTCAG AGGTTAAAAAGGAGGTTCTATCCTTAGAGACAACATTTGCTTTTGGAGCAAGTCTGGATTTGGATCTGCTTGGTATAGAAATTGATGATGAGGCACTAGTTCCTGGACTAGCTGTATCTTCTTCACGCTCTCAGCCATTAGCAG CTTGGATGAATGGTTTAGAAGTATGTTCAATTGAAGCTGATGTAGCACGGGCTAGCTTGATTTTATCAGTTGGCATTTCTACTCGCTACATCTATGCTTCCTATAAGAAAACGCCTGAAAGTACAAACGAAGCTGAAGCTTGGGAAGCAGCAAAAAAGTCATGTGGAGGCCTGCATTTCCTTGCAATTCAAAATGACTTGGATTCAGATGATTGTGTAGGATTTTGGCTCCTGTTAGATTTGCCGCCGCCATCTGTATAG